In a genomic window of Elusimicrobium sp. An273:
- a CDS encoding GTP-binding protein codes for MAKEKFSRSKPHVNVGTIGHVDHGKTTLTTAITKVLAKEGKAKAMAYSDIAKGGVVRDASKIVTVAVSHVEYETEKRHYAHIDCPGHADYIKNMITGAAQMDGAILVVSAVDGPMPQTREHVLLAKQVNVPKLVVFLNKVDLVDDKDLLDLVEEEIRDLLGKYEFDRDNTPIIRGSALKAIEGDQSELGEPSIHRLMDALDTWI; via the coding sequence ATGGCAAAGGAAAAATTTTCCCGCAGCAAACCGCACGTGAACGTGGGAACGATCGGGCACGTGGACCATGGTAAGACGACGTTAACGACGGCGATCACGAAGGTATTGGCGAAAGAAGGCAAAGCCAAAGCGATGGCGTACAGCGATATTGCCAAAGGCGGTGTCGTGCGTGACGCTTCCAAGATTGTAACGGTAGCGGTATCTCACGTAGAATACGAGACGGAGAAACGCCACTATGCGCACATTGACTGCCCCGGGCACGCGGATTATATTAAGAACATGATCACGGGTGCTGCGCAGATGGACGGTGCGATTTTGGTGGTATCGGCTGTAGACGGCCCGATGCCGCAGACGCGCGAACACGTATTGTTGGCCAAGCAGGTGAACGTACCGAAATTGGTAGTGTTCTTGAACAAAGTAGACTTGGTAGACGACAAAGATTTGTTGGACTTAGTAGAAGAAGAAATCCGCGACTTACTGGGCAAATATGAATTTGACCGGGATAACACGCCGATCATTCGCGGATCTGCCTTGAAAGCGATTGAAGGGGATCAGAGCGAATTGGGCGAACCTTCCATTCACAGATTGATGGATGCGTTGGACACTTGGATTC